The DNA window CGAGCACGTCGGGGCCGGTGACGGCGACCAGTGGCTGGTGTCGCTGCGGGTGACGGACCTGGGCTGGGCGCGCCGGTTCGTGCTCGGGCTGGGCCCGGACGTGACGGTGGTCGCCCCGGCGGAGCTGGCCGAGCAGGTCCGCGGCGCGGCGGTGGCGGCGCTGGAGGCGTACGCCACGCCCGACGACGCTACGTCGGCCGATCCGGCGGTGCCCGCGCTGCGCCGGTAGGCTGGCCGCCGTGGTGACGTGGATCGTGGTCGCGGTGGTGCTGTTGGCGCTCGTGGTGCTGGCCCTGGCCGTGCGGCCGGTGGTGGCGCGGCTGCCGCAGCTGCGCCGGGCGGCCGTGCGTCTGCAACACCGCCAGACCGAGGCGGAGGCGCTGCGGGTCACGGCGGAGGCGCTGCAGGAGCGGGCCGAGGCCCTCCAGACCCGGGTCGAGGTCACCCAGCGGCGGCTCGCCGTGATCAAGGCGAAGCGCGGCCGGTGATCGACCCCGGTCGGTGCCGTGCGTGGAAGCTGCGCGTTCCGGGGCCGTAGCGCGCAGGATCGATCCGCCGCAGGTGGTTGACGGGACGCGCGGCGTTGGTCAAGACTTCACCGGCCGGCCGCGATCACCAGCGGCACGGCGGGTGGCAACGGCCCGTTACGCACGTACGATGGGCTGCGGTACACCCCTCACACGTAACAGATCGACGGGAGCTTCCCATGGGTGCCCTGAAGCCCTGGCACATCGCCGTACTCGTGGTCGTGCTGATCCTGCTCTTCGGCGCGAAGCGGCTCCCCGACGCGGCCCGCTCGCTCGGCCGGTCGCTGCGGATCATCAAGGCCGAGACCAAGAGCCTGCACGACGACGACCGTGACCTGGCCGAGAAGGCGGACGCGCAGACGGGCTACCAGCCGCTGCCGCCGAACGCCGCGCAGCAGCCCCAGCAGCCCCAGCAGCCGTACGCGCCGCAGCAGCAGCCGTACGCCCCGCCGCAGGCTCCGCAGCAGCCGGTCGTCGACCCGGTGCAGCGCGCCCGCGACAACTGACCGAGGGGCCCGATCACCGTGGCCTTCGCTCTCCGCAAGCGCGGCCCGAGCAATTTCGACCGGGCCGCCGACGGCTCGATGACGCTCATGGAGCACATCCGTGAGCTGCGCAACCGATTGTTCCGGGCGTCCCTGGCGATCGTGGCCGGCCTGATCGCCGGCATCTGGTTGGCCCAGCCGGCGTTCGATCTGCTGAAGCAGCCCTACTGCCGGCTCCCGGAGGCGACCGACGCGCTCGGGAAGTGCCAGCAGTTCCTGCAGCTGTCGCCGGCGGACGGCTTCATCCTCAAGCTGAAGCTGGCGCTGTGGATCGGCCTGATCATCGGGGCGCCCGTCTGGCTCTACCAGCTGTGGGCGTTCATCGCCCCCGGCCTGCACCGGCACGAGCGCAAGTGGGCGTACGTGTTCGTCTCCATCGCCGCGCCCCTGTTCGCCGCCGGCGCCGTGCTGGCGTACCTGGTGGTGGACAAGGGTCTGGCGTTCCTGATGGAGTCGGGCGTCACCGGCCTGTCCACGCAGTTGGAGGTCACCCGCTACATCTCCTTCGTCACCAACATGATCCTGCTGTTCGGGGTGGCGTTCGAGTTCCCGCTGGTCCTGCTGATGCTCAACTTCACCGGGGTGGCCACCGGGAGGCGGCTGCTGAGCTGGTGGCGCGTGGTGATCTTTATTTCGTTCGCGTTCGCCGCGGTGGCCACGCCGGATCCGGGTCCGTTCGGGATGACTCTGCTGGCCGCGGCGCTCTCCCTGCTCTATTTCATCGCGGTGGCCGTCGCGTTCGTCAACGACAGGCGGCGCGGGCGCGGCAAGGAGGTCTACGCCGGGGTCGCCGACGACGAGGTGTCGCCGCTGGAGTTGGACACCGAGCCGGTGGAGCCGGCGCAGCGGATCGAGGCGAGCACGCCGGTCGCCGCCCCGGCGCCGATCGACCGCCGCTACGACGACATGACCTGACCGGTCGACCCGTACGCCGAACGCGCCGTCCCCGACCCGGGGCGGCGCGTTCGTCCTCCGTGCGGACCGCCACCGGCATCGGCCGGCAGGACGATGATCGCGGCGGCGGCGGGGCGGTACCGTGCTCGCCGTGACCGCCGCCGATCACCCCGCCCCGGGTCCTGACCGCCCCGCGCCGCGGCCCGACGGGCCCGTGGCGGTGCTCGCGAACCCGACCGCCGGCCGGGGGCGGCACCGGGGGCTGCTGCCGCGCCTGCTCGACCGGCTCGCCGAGAGTGGCCGGCCGGTGCGGCTGCTGGAGGCGGGGACGGCCGCCGAGGCGGAGGTGGTCTGCCATCAGGCGGTGGCCGACGGCATCGCCGCGCTGGTGACCGTCGGCGGCGACGGCACCGTGCACCGGGGGTTGCAGGCGGTGGCCGGGACGGCGGTGCGGTTCGGCCCGGTCCCGGCCGGTACGGGCAACGACTTCGCCGCCGACACCGGCTTCCCCGCCGACCCGCTCGCCGCCGTCGAGGTGATCGCCGCGGCGCTTCGGGACGGGCGGAGCCGCCCGGTGGACCTGGCCCGCCTGACCGGTCCGGACGGTGCCACCCGGTGGTACGGGGCGGTGCTGGCCGCCGGGTTCGACGCGATCGTCAACGAGCGGGCCAACCGGATGCGCTTCCCGCGCGGCCCCCGCCGCTACGACCTGGCGATCCTGGTCGAGCTGGCCCGGCTGCGTCCCCGCCGGTACGCGCTGCGCCTCGACGGGCGGCCCCTGGACGTCGACGCGGCGCTCGTGGCGGTGGGCAACACGGCCAGCTACGGCGGGGGGATGCGGGTCTGCCCGGACGCCGACCCGACCGACGGACTGCTGGACGTGGTGATCGGGGGCCGGTTCGACCGGCGGACCCTGATCCGGGTGAAGCCGCGCATCTACCAGGGCGCCCACGTACGGCACCCGCTGGTGAGCACGCATCGGGCGCGGACGGTCGAGCTGAGCGCCGAGGGCATCACCACGTACGCCGACGGGGAGCGGGCGCTGGCCCTGCCGGTGACGGTGACCGCCGTCCCGGGCGCGGTCCGGCTGCTGCGCTGAGCGATCCGGCCCAGCCCGCTTCGGCTGGCGGCGCCACGGGACTGCGCGGCCCCCCGATCTTGGACAGTTGTCGTTCGGCCTGAACGGCAACTGTCCAAGAATCGGGGACGCCCGCGTCGTCGCGGCGCGGCTCAGGCCGCGCGCGATCATGGACGCTCAGGCGAGCGCGCCGCGGTGGGCGCGGATCAGCTCCGCGTAGCGGTGGCCGCTGGCCTTGGGCCTGGCGAGGGGAGCTCTCCTCAATGCCGCCGCACCCGCCGGACGGTGTCGCGGTACCACAGCGCGCTGCGCTTCGGGATGCGCCGCTGCGTGTCGTAGTCGACCCGGACGAGGCCGAACCGCTTGTCGTAGCCGTACGCCCACTCGAAGTTGTCGAGCAGCGACCAGGCGAAGTAGCCGCGCACGTCAGCCCCGGCCAGCCGGGCCCGGGCCGCCGCGCGCACGTGCTCGGCCAGGTACGCCACCCGGTCGTCGTCGGCCACGAAGCCGTCGGCGTCCGGCCGGTCCTCGAACGCCGCGCCGTTCTCGGTGACCACCATTGGCACCCCCGGGTAGTCCCGGCCGAGGCGCACCAGCAGCTCGGTCAGGCCCTCCGGGCGGATCTCCCAGCCCATCGCGGTCGTCGGCAGCCCTTGCGGCACCACCCGCCGCACCGGCCGGCCGTCCTCGTCGCGCTCCCGGCCGTCCTCGTCCACCCCCGAGAAGAGCTGGCCGAAGTAGTAGTTCACCCCGAGCACGTCGACCGGCGCCGAGATGACCTCCAGGTCGCCCGGCCGCACGGGGACGCGCACCCCCTCGGCGGCAAGGTCGGCCAGCACGTCCTCCGGGTACGCGCCGCGCAACAGCGGGTCCAGGTACAGCCGAGCGCCCTGGCCGTCGGCGGCCCGGGCCGCGTCGCGGTCCGCCGCGCTGTCGGTCGCCGGGGCCGCCGTGGACAGGTTGAGCGTGATCCCCAGCTCGACCGGGCCGGTCGCCGCCGCCCGCATCCGCCCGGTGGCCAGCCCGTGCCCGAGCAGCAGGTGGTGCGTGGCGGCGATCGCGTCGCCGAGGTCCTGTCGGCCCGGCGCGTGTTGGCCGTGGTAGTAGCCCAGCATCGCCGAGCACCACGGCTCGTTCAGCGTCGTCCACGTCCGCACCCGGTCGCCGAGGGCGTCGAAGACCAGCATCGCGTAGTCGGCGAACCGGTACGCCGTGTCGCGCGCCGGCCAGCCGCCGGCGTCCTCCAGCTCCTGCGGCAGGTCCCAGTGGTACAGCGTGACCCACGGGTCGACCCCGTGGCCGAGCAGTTCGTCGACCAGCCGGTCGTAGAAGGCCAGCCCCGCCGGGTTGGCCGGCCCCCTCCCGCCCGGCTGCACCCGGGGCCAGGCCACCGAGAACCGGTACGCGTCGACGCCCAGGCCGGCGATCAGCGCCACGTCCTGCGGCATCCGGTGGTAGTGGTCGCAGGCCACGTCCCCGGTGTCGCCGTCCGTCACCGCCCCCGGCACTCGGCAGAACGTGTCCCAGATGGACGGTGTCCGGCCGCCCTCGGCGACCGCGCCCTCGATCTGGTAGGACGAGGTGGCCACCCCCCACCGGAACGACGCCGGCAGGGTGTCGATCGGGTCGTCGGTGGCGGTCGTGGCGGCGCTGGGCTTCATGTCTCTCCTCGGGACGGGTCGAACGGGTCTGACAGGCCGGACGGGCGCGGACGGGGCGAACTGCTCCAGGTGCCGGCGCCGGTCACCGCCCGGCGCCCTCGGCCACCGGGTGCCGCCAGCAGGCGACCGCGCGCCGCCCGCCGGGCGGGTCCGCGGGCGGGCCCAGCGGCGGCAGCCGGGTGGCGCAGGGCTCGACGACCCGCGGGCAGCGCGGGTGGAAGGCGCACCCGGCCGGCATCGCCCGCAGGTCCGGCGGGGAGCCGGGGATCCCGGTCAGCTCGCGGCGCGGCCCGCGCAGCGCGGGGAAGGAGTGCAGCAGCCCGTCGGTGTACGGGTGCAGCGGCGCGGCGTACAGCTCGGCCGCCGGCGCCTGCTCGACGATCCGCCCGCCGTACATGATCGCGATGCGGTCGGAGAACTCCACCAGCAGCGACAGGTCGTGGGTGATGAACAGCACCGCGAAGCCCAGCCGCTCCCGCAGCTCGGCGAGCTGGGCCAGGATCTGTCGCTGCATCACCACGTCCAGGGCGGTGGTCGGCTCGTCCATGATGACCACCTGCGGCTCCAGCGCCAGCGCCATGCCGATCATCACCCGCTGCCGCATGCCCCCGGAGAGCTGGTGCGGGTAGGCGTCCAGCCGGTCGGCGGAGATGCCGACCAGGCGCAGCAGCTCCGCCGCACGGGCCCGCCGCGCCGGGGCGCTCATCCCCGGCTCGTGGGCCCTGATCACGTCGAGCAGCTGGGTGGAGATCCGGTGCACCGGGTTGAGCGAGTTCATCGCGCCCTGGAACACGATCGACGTCTCCGCCCACCGGTACGCGCGCAGCCGCGCGGGCGACAGCGACAGCACGTCGACCGGCGGCCCGTCGACGGGGTGGTGGATCACCTCGCCGCCGCTGACCACGCCCGGCGGCGGGAGCAGCCGGGTCAGCCCGTACGCGAGGGTGGACTTGCCGCTGCCGCTTTCCCCGGCCAGGCCCAGCACCTCGCCCCGGTGCAGGGTGAGGTCCACCTCCCGGACGGCGTGCACCGCCTCGTCGCCGAGCCCGTAGTCGACGCTCAGCTTCCGGATCTCCAGCACGGGTTCGCTCATCGTCCGCCGTCCTTCCTGCGCGGAGCGGCCGGCTCGGGCGGCCGCCGGGACGCCGGTGGGGCGGACGGCCCGGACGCCTCGGAGGCGGGTCGCGCGGCCGGCGGCGGGGCCGGTCGGAGCGCCAGCACCGGGGTGAACCCGACCCGCATCCGCACGGTCCGCCCGTCGGCGGTGCGGACCCGTCCCCGGCCGCCGGAACGCAGCCGGGGGCTGACGAACTCGTCGATGCCGAAGTTGATCAGCGCGAGGGCGGTGCCGAGCAGCGCGATGGCCAGCCCGGCCGGGACGAACCACCACCAGGCGCCCTGTGCGAGGGCCTGCTGGCTCTGCGCCCAGAACAGGATCGTGCCCCAGTTCCACGAGGACACCGACGAGATGCCGATGAAGGCCAGGGTGATCTCCGACAGCACCGCGAAGATGACCGTGCCGACGAAGCCGGAGGCGATGACGGCGGTGAGGTTCGGCAGGATCTCGAACACGATGATCCGCCAGGTGTGCTCGCCGGTGGCCCGGGCCGCCTCCACGTAGTCCCGCCGGCGCAGCGACAGCGTCTGCGCCCGCAGCACCCGCGCGCCCCACGCCCACGAGGTCAGGCCGATGACGACGGCGACGACCAGGTCACCGGCGTCGGTGATGGTGGAGGTGACGATGATGACCAGCGGCAGGGCGGGGATCACCAGGAACACGTTGGACAGCGCGGACAGCCCGTCGTCCCACAGGTCGCCCAGGTAGCCGGCGGTCACCCCGACCAGCACCGACAGCACGGTGGCCACCACCCCGGCGGCCAGGCCGACCAGCATCACCCCGCGGGTGCCGACCAGGACCTGGCTGAACACGTCCTGCCCGAGGTGGGTGGTGCCGAACCAGTGCCGCGCCGACGGCGGCTGGAGCAGGCCGGCGCTGCGCGCGTCCGGGTCGTACGGGGCGATCCACGGCCCGATCACCGCGAGCACGGCGTACCCGGCGACCACGGCCAGCCCGGTGGCGGCCTTGCCGTTGGCGACGAACCGGAACCGCCGCCGCAGGCCGGGCCGCGTGGCGGGCTGGGCCGTCGCGCCCTGCCCGGGCATGACCTGTTCGACGCTGGAGGTGGGGATGCTCATGCCTCAGCCCTCCCTGCGGGTGCGCGGGTCGAGAACCAGGTACGCCAGGTCGGCGAGCAGGTTGGCCACCAGCACCGACAGCGTGATGACCAGGAAGATGCCCTGCATCAGCGGGTAGTCCTTGGCGCTGACCGCCCGGAACAGCAGGAAACCGAGGCCGGGATAGGAGAAGACGATCTCCACGAGCAGCGTGCCGCCGACGATGAAGCCCAGCGACAGCGCGAACCCGGCGACGTTGGGCAGCAGCGCGTTGCGGGCCGCGTAGCTCATCGCCACCCGCCGTTCGGGCAGCCCCTTGGCGTGCGCCACCGTGATGTAGTCCTCGGCGGCGACGGTGACCATCATGTTGCGCATGCTGAGGATCCAGCCGCTCATCGAGGAGATCAGGATGGTCGCCGCCGGCAGCAGGCTGTGCCGCACCGCGCTGCCCAGGAAGATGGTGTCCCACGCGGGGACCAGGCCCGGCTCGTAGCCGCCCGAGGACGGGAAGAAGCTGCCGGGGCCGGCCAGCACGGCGATCGCCACCAAACCGAGCCAGAAGTACGGCACCGAGGACAGGAACGTGGTGACCGGCAGCAGGCCGTCGACCCACGACCCGCGCCGCCAGCCGGCCAGCACGCCCAGCCCGGTGCCGAGGGCGAAGCTGACCAGCGTGGTGATGCCGACCAGGGCCAGCGTCCAGGGCAGGGCGTCGCCGATCACCTCCGACACGGGCGCCGGGAAGGCCGTGAACGACAGCCCCAGGTCGCCGCGCAGCAGTTGCTGCCAGTAGTCGACGTACTGGGTCCAGATGCTGTCGTCCGAGTCGATGCCGAACAGCACGTACAGCGAGTTGATCGCGTCGGTGCTGAGCTGCCCCTGGTAGCGGGAGATCAGCGCCTTGACCGGGTCGCCGGGGATCATCCGGGGGATGAAGAAGTTGAGGGTCAGCGCGGCCCACGCGGTGAACAGGTAGAACGCGAGCCGCCGCAGCAGGAAGGTCACCGCGTGGCCTCCCGTCCGTCGTCGCCGACCAGCGCCAGTGCGGTCGGGCCGGCCTGCGCGTCGCGGGTCGCCGGGTCGTGCAGCCAGCAGGCCGCCCAGTGCCCGGGCCGGTCGCCCACCTGCAGCGGCGGCGGCAGATCCGCGCCGCAGCGGGGCATCGCGTACGGGCAGCGGGGGTGGAACCGGCAGCCGGGCGGGGGCCGCAGCAGGCTCGGCGGCTCCCCGTCGCCCCGCTCCGCCACGGCCGCCCGGCCGGCCCCGGTGATCCGGTCCGGGTCGGGCGCCGAGTCGATCAACAGCCGGGTGTACGGGTGCGCGGGGCGCTGGGTGACCGTCTCGCTGTCGCCACCCTCGACCAGCCGCCCGGCGTACATGACCAGGGTCTCGTCGGCGAAGTACCGGGCCGAGGCGATGTCGTGGGTGATGTAGAGGACGGCGAGCCGGAGCCGCTCCTTCAGGTCGCGCAGCAGGTTGAGCACGCCCAGCCGGATCGACACGTCGAGCATCGACACCGGCTCGTCGGCGAGCAGCACCTCCGGGTCGGCGCCCAGCGCGCGGGCGATGGCCACCCGCTGCCGCTGCCCGCCGGACAGCTCGTGCGGGAACTTGTCCAGGTAGCGATCCGGAGGGGTGAGCGTGACCCGCTCCAGCAGCGCGCGCAGCGCCGCGTCGAGGTCGGCGGCGGTGCGGCCGGCGTTGCCGTGCACCCGCAGCGCCCGGGTCAGGTGGTAGCGCACCGTGTGCACCGGGTTCAGCGAGGCGAACGGATCCTGGAAGATCATCTGCACGCGTCGGGCGTACGCCCGGAACGGCCGCCCACCGCGGACGGTGACCGGTTCGCCGTGCAGGCGGATCGTGCCCGCCGTGCGCGGGTACAGCTGGGCCAGCAGCCGTGCCACGGTCGACTTGCCGGAGCCGGACTCGCCGACGAGGGCGGTGACCCGGCCGCGGCGCAGGGTCAGCGTCACGTCGTCGACGGCGTGCACGCGCGGGGTGGCGCGGGAGAGGAGGTCACGCAGCCGCCCGCGGACGGGGAAGTGCTTGGTCAGGCCGATCGCCTCCAGCACCTCCTCGCGGACGGCCGGCGCGTCGGTGTCGGGCGACGTCATGCCGGATTCCTGTCTGCTCGGGGTGGTCGCGGCGCCGCCGGCCGGCGGCCCGGGCACGACGCCCCGGGCCGCCGGCGCGGCGGGTCAGGAGTTCGCCGGCCGCAGCCGCCGCACGACGTCCGCGGCGTTCGGCTGGGTGGGCTGCGCCGCGCCGTACGCGTCCGCCTCGTCCGGCCAGCCGACCCAGTTCCTCGTGCTGTAGGCCGCGCCGATGTTGTCCGCGCCCACCGGCACCATCGGCACCTGCTCCACGAAGATCTTCTGCAGCGTCGCCAGCGCCGCCGTCCGCGCGGCGTCGTCGGTGGCGTTCGCGTACGCGGTGAGCGCCGCGGTCGCCTCCGCGTTGTCGAACCGGCCGAAGTTGCCGGCGGGCGAGGCCTTGCCGACCGGCTTGAGCAGCCGCCCGTCCATCACCGTCTGGTAGATGTCGTACGGGGTGGCGCCGCCGTTGGTCCACCGGAAGGTCGCGTCGAACCGGCCCTCCTCCACGTTGCGGAACCACGCGTCCTGGTTCGCCTTCTCCACGGTGGCGGAGATGCCGATCTTCGACAGGTTGTCCTTCACGATCTCCAGGCTGGTCTGGTAGTCCGACCAGCCGGCCGGGTCGGTCAGGGTGAGGGTGACGGGCTTGCCGGACGGGTCCCGCAGGGTGCTGCCCGCGTACGTGAAGCCGGCGTCGGTCAGCACCTTCTTCGCCCCGTCGACGTCGACCTTCTGGTCCTGCCCCCGGTACTCCGGGGCGATGTACGCGTCGCCGGCCGGGCTGGGCAGCCCCGTCACGCTCTTCACCACCGGGTGGAAGTAGCCCGCCGAGGCCTGCTGGAAGATGTCCTCCCGGTTGATCACCATGCTCATGGCGCGGCGCAGCGCCGGGTTGTCGAACGGCTTCTTCGTGGTGTTGATGTACAGGCCGTGGATGCCGAGCACCGGCGGCGCCCACACCTTGTGGTGCGCGGGGTCCTTGGCGACGAAGACCGTCTGGACGTTCGGGATGAACACGAAGCTCCACTCCGACTCGCCGTTGGCGAGGGCCGTGGTCTGCGCGTTGTTGTCGGTGTACGACGTGTAGCGCAGCTCCTTGACCTTCGGCAGTTCCTGCCAGTAGCCGCTGGTGCGCACGGTCAGCGTGGTGGTCTGCGGCGTGAACGACTTCAGCGTGTACGCGCCGCTGCCCACCGGGTTCGGGTTGGTGCTCGTGGCCGGATCCTTGACGGCCGACCAGACGTGCTCCGGCACGATCGGCACCTGCGCGATGATCTTCTGCTGGTTGACGAACTGCGGGGACGCGAACGTCAGGGTGACCTGGTTGCCGTTCGCGGTCACCGACGCGTACGGGATGGCGTTGATGTTCAGCGCCTCGTTGTTCTTGAGCAGGTTGTAGGTGAAGGCGACGTCGGCGGCGGTGACCGGCTTGCCGTCCGACCAGGTGGCGTTGTCGCGGACGGTGACGGTGACGGACCGGTAGTCGGCGGTCCACTCGGCCTTCGTGGCCAGCCACGGTTTGAACGGCTCGGCGGGCCTGACGGGGTTCCACATCATCAGGGGCTCGTAGATCTGCCACCGGTACCCGAGCGACGCGGCCGAGGACGTGGTGAGGAAGGGGTTGTGGTTCTCCGTCTGCGGGCCGTTGGGCATCCCCACGTTGAGGACGGTGGCCGCGCCGCCTTTGCCCTCCCTGGCCCTGGTGTTCGCGGTCTCGCCGCAGGCGCCGGTGGTGGCGGCCACCGCGCCGGCCAGCGCGATGGCGACGAACTGCCGTCTTCTCATGGTGGTCTCCCTCGGTGCTCCCGCTGCCCGGGAGCGGGGTCGGTGGGCGGATGTGGGGTGTTGCGGCAGCGCGGCCGGTCAGCGGGTGCTGGTTGCGGCGCGCACGGTGAACGAGGTCGGTATGACGGTCGGCGGGGCGGCCAGGGGAATCCCGGCGCGACGGGACGGCCGGGCGCGGTCGCGCCCGCCCATCTCCCGCAGCGGCCGGCGCACCGAGGTCAGCGGCGGCTGGGTGCGCGCGGTGAGCGGGAGGAGGTCGAAGCTCCGCTCCTCGCCCGCGGAACGGTCGCGCGTCGCGGGCCGGTTCAACTCGCCGGTGCCGTTCAGCATCCGGGAGACCGGCCCGCCCGGCGTACGCCCGCACCGCGTTCGACGCCGGCGACGGTGAGCGGCACGAGCGGGGACTGGGAGCCGCCCCGGAACCGGTTACGGAAGCGGGTTTTTCGGATGCCCACGAGAACTCCTCGGTAACGCGGCCTAGAGAGCGCTCTCCGAGTGTCCGGTCGTTTGCCGACGCGTGTCAATGGATCGCTGCGGACAGCGCCCTTGTCGGGGGCGTCGCTCTGATGCCGCGACGCCCTGTTGGCGGGATCGGGAATGGGGGCGGAGGGACGCCGCTCGTGCTGGCTCGGGAGCCTGTGCCGAGTGGGGTCCAGAATCCGCCGGGGGTGGATTTGGCGGGGCGGAGCCGACCGGGTATGGTTCATCCCCGGCAGGGAAACGGGCGCCAAGCGGGAGACCGCAGCGGTCGGCCTGCCGAAACTCCACGAAGCGTGCGGCGGTTTCCGCGCGATGAGTGGTGCCCGTGATTCGGGTGGAAGCGGGTCAGATCGGGAGGTTCCGGTTTGACAGGGCGGAAACCGGCGGGTAACGTAGTAAAAGTGCCCGGCGCGGGAGCGGCGGGTGCGGGACGAGATGCCCCGGCTGGTGGTCCTCCTGATGGGGGGTTGTTGGTTGGTGTGTGGTTGTTCTTTGAGAACTCAACAGGGTGCTTGATAAGCCAGTGCCAATTATGATTTACCCCCGCGCTGGTCGAGCTTTGGTTCGGCTGGTGTGGATTCCTTTGGCAACATTTTTGTTGTCAGGATGATTTTCCAAGTTTTTGTTGGAGAGTTTGATCCTGGCTCAGGACGAACGCTGGCGGCGTGCTTAACACATGCAAGTCGAGCGGAAAGGCCCTTCGGGGTACTCGAGCGGCGAACGGGTGAGTAACACGTGAGCAACCTGCCCTAGGCTTTGGGATAACCCTCGGAAACGGGGGCTAATACCGAATATTACTGCTGGCCGCATGGCTGGTGGTGGAAAGTTTTTCGGCCTGGGATGGGCTCGCGGCCTATCAGCTTGTTGGTGGGGTGATGGCCTACCAAGGCGACGACGGGTAGCCGGCCTGAGAGGGCGACCGGCCACACTGGGACTGAGACACGGCCCAGACTCCTACGGGAGGCAGCAGTGGGGAATATTGCACAATGGGCGGAAGCCTGATGCAGCGACGCCGCGTGAGGGATGACGGCCTTCGGGTTGTAAACCTCTTTCAGCAGGGACGAAGCGCAAGTGACGGTACCTGCAGAAGAAGCGCCGGCCAACTACGTGCCAGCAGCCGCGGTAAGACGTAGGGCGCGAGCGTTGTCCGGA is part of the Micromonospora olivasterospora genome and encodes:
- a CDS encoding ABC transporter ATP-binding protein, whose protein sequence is MTSPDTDAPAVREEVLEAIGLTKHFPVRGRLRDLLSRATPRVHAVDDVTLTLRRGRVTALVGESGSGKSTVARLLAQLYPRTAGTIRLHGEPVTVRGGRPFRAYARRVQMIFQDPFASLNPVHTVRYHLTRALRVHGNAGRTAADLDAALRALLERVTLTPPDRYLDKFPHELSGGQRQRVAIARALGADPEVLLADEPVSMLDVSIRLGVLNLLRDLKERLRLAVLYITHDIASARYFADETLVMYAGRLVEGGDSETVTQRPAHPYTRLLIDSAPDPDRITGAGRAAVAERGDGEPPSLLRPPPGCRFHPRCPYAMPRCGADLPPPLQVGDRPGHWAACWLHDPATRDAQAGPTALALVGDDGREATR
- a CDS encoding GH1 family beta-glucosidase encodes the protein MKPSAATTATDDPIDTLPASFRWGVATSSYQIEGAVAEGGRTPSIWDTFCRVPGAVTDGDTGDVACDHYHRMPQDVALIAGLGVDAYRFSVAWPRVQPGGRGPANPAGLAFYDRLVDELLGHGVDPWVTLYHWDLPQELEDAGGWPARDTAYRFADYAMLVFDALGDRVRTWTTLNEPWCSAMLGYYHGQHAPGRQDLGDAIAATHHLLLGHGLATGRMRAAATGPVELGITLNLSTAAPATDSAADRDAARAADGQGARLYLDPLLRGAYPEDVLADLAAEGVRVPVRPGDLEVISAPVDVLGVNYYFGQLFSGVDEDGRERDEDGRPVRRVVPQGLPTTAMGWEIRPEGLTELLVRLGRDYPGVPMVVTENGAAFEDRPDADGFVADDDRVAYLAEHVRAAARARLAGADVRGYFAWSLLDNFEWAYGYDKRFGLVRVDYDTQRRIPKRSALWYRDTVRRVRRH
- the tatA gene encoding Sec-independent protein translocase subunit TatA → MGALKPWHIAVLVVVLILLFGAKRLPDAARSLGRSLRIIKAETKSLHDDDRDLAEKADAQTGYQPLPPNAAQQPQQPQQPYAPQQQPYAPPQAPQQPVVDPVQRARDN
- a CDS encoding diacylglycerol kinase family protein, which translates into the protein MTAADHPAPGPDRPAPRPDGPVAVLANPTAGRGRHRGLLPRLLDRLAESGRPVRLLEAGTAAEAEVVCHQAVADGIAALVTVGGDGTVHRGLQAVAGTAVRFGPVPAGTGNDFAADTGFPADPLAAVEVIAAALRDGRSRPVDLARLTGPDGATRWYGAVLAAGFDAIVNERANRMRFPRGPRRYDLAILVELARLRPRRYALRLDGRPLDVDAALVAVGNTASYGGGMRVCPDADPTDGLLDVVIGGRFDRRTLIRVKPRIYQGAHVRHPLVSTHRARTVELSAEGITTYADGERALALPVTVTAVPGAVRLLR
- a CDS encoding ABC transporter permease; amino-acid sequence: MTFLLRRLAFYLFTAWAALTLNFFIPRMIPGDPVKALISRYQGQLSTDAINSLYVLFGIDSDDSIWTQYVDYWQQLLRGDLGLSFTAFPAPVSEVIGDALPWTLALVGITTLVSFALGTGLGVLAGWRRGSWVDGLLPVTTFLSSVPYFWLGLVAIAVLAGPGSFFPSSGGYEPGLVPAWDTIFLGSAVRHSLLPAATILISSMSGWILSMRNMMVTVAAEDYITVAHAKGLPERRVAMSYAARNALLPNVAGFALSLGFIVGGTLLVEIVFSYPGLGFLLFRAVSAKDYPLMQGIFLVITLSVLVANLLADLAYLVLDPRTRREG
- a CDS encoding ABC transporter ATP-binding protein, with protein sequence MSEPVLEIRKLSVDYGLGDEAVHAVREVDLTLHRGEVLGLAGESGSGKSTLAYGLTRLLPPPGVVSGGEVIHHPVDGPPVDVLSLSPARLRAYRWAETSIVFQGAMNSLNPVHRISTQLLDVIRAHEPGMSAPARRARAAELLRLVGISADRLDAYPHQLSGGMRQRVMIGMALALEPQVVIMDEPTTALDVVMQRQILAQLAELRERLGFAVLFITHDLSLLVEFSDRIAIMYGGRIVEQAPAAELYAAPLHPYTDGLLHSFPALRGPRRELTGIPGSPPDLRAMPAGCAFHPRCPRVVEPCATRLPPLGPPADPPGGRRAVACWRHPVAEGAGR
- the tatC gene encoding twin-arginine translocase subunit TatC, whose protein sequence is MAFALRKRGPSNFDRAADGSMTLMEHIRELRNRLFRASLAIVAGLIAGIWLAQPAFDLLKQPYCRLPEATDALGKCQQFLQLSPADGFILKLKLALWIGLIIGAPVWLYQLWAFIAPGLHRHERKWAYVFVSIAAPLFAAGAVLAYLVVDKGLAFLMESGVTGLSTQLEVTRYISFVTNMILLFGVAFEFPLVLLMLNFTGVATGRRLLSWWRVVIFISFAFAAVATPDPGPFGMTLLAAALSLLYFIAVAVAFVNDRRRGRGKEVYAGVADDEVSPLELDTEPVEPAQRIEASTPVAAPAPIDRRYDDMT
- a CDS encoding ABC transporter permease, encoding MSIPTSSVEQVMPGQGATAQPATRPGLRRRFRFVANGKAATGLAVVAGYAVLAVIGPWIAPYDPDARSAGLLQPPSARHWFGTTHLGQDVFSQVLVGTRGVMLVGLAAGVVATVLSVLVGVTAGYLGDLWDDGLSALSNVFLVIPALPLVIIVTSTITDAGDLVVAVVIGLTSWAWGARVLRAQTLSLRRRDYVEAARATGEHTWRIIVFEILPNLTAVIASGFVGTVIFAVLSEITLAFIGISSVSSWNWGTILFWAQSQQALAQGAWWWFVPAGLAIALLGTALALINFGIDEFVSPRLRSGGRGRVRTADGRTVRMRVGFTPVLALRPAPPPAARPASEASGPSAPPASRRPPEPAAPRRKDGGR